The stretch of DNA AGGCAATTTTGCCCCGCTGCGTGGAGACTCTCCCCTTGACCACCATCGTTTCTGTCCGCCGTAACGGCAAAGTCGTCATGGGCGGCGACGGCCAGGTATCCCTCGGCAACACCGTGATGAAAGGCAACGCCAAGAAGGTCCGTCGCCTGTACAACGGCGAAGTGATCGCCGGTTTCGCCGGTGCTACCGCCGATGCCTTCACCCTGTTCGAGCGCTTCGAAGCCCAACTGCAGAAACATTCCGGGCACCTGGTGCGTGCAGCCGTCGAGCTGGCCAAAGAGTGGCGTACCGACCGCTCCCTGAGCCGC from Pseudomonas putida encodes:
- the hslV gene encoding ATP-dependent protease subunit HslV, producing MTTIVSVRRNGKVVMGGDGQVSLGNTVMKGNAKKVRRLYNGEVIAGFAGATADAFTLFERFEAQLQKHSGHLVRAAVELAKEWRTDRSLSRLEAMLAVANKDASLIITGNGDVVEPEDGLIAMGSGGGYAQAAARALLNKTDLSAREITEAALNIAGDICVFTNHNLTIEEQDLAE